Proteins co-encoded in one Desulfoplanes formicivorans genomic window:
- a CDS encoding pilin: MVRKNEKGFTLVELLIVVAIIGILAAVAIPQFTKYKKNAVAAKAQANLTTCVTELAALFATEGNDTMNCNVGDGNSTKLSINGTTGIVTMDPFSGEIDSYTVNCEISGENEVSCNATS, translated from the coding sequence ATGGTACGGAAGAACGAAAAAGGTTTTACCCTGGTGGAACTTCTGATTGTTGTTGCCATCATTGGTATTTTGGCGGCTGTGGCCATTCCGCAGTTTACCAAATATAAGAAGAATGCTGTAGCGGCAAAAGCGCAGGCAAATCTGACAACTTGCGTGACAGAGCTCGCCGCATTATTTGCCACGGAAGGCAATGATACCATGAATTGCAATGTTGGAGATGGTAACAGTACAAAGTTATCGATCAATGGAACTACTGGTATTGTGACGATGGATCCTTTTTCTGGAGAAATTGATAGCTATACAGTTAATTGCGAAATTAGCGGCGAAAATGAAGTTTCATGTAATGCCACATCTTGA
- the recA gene encoding recombinase RecA: MARKTTNIPPEQMKKEALDTAITTIERKFGQGAVMRLADSAHQTIPSIPTGSIGLDLALGIGGIPRGRVIEIYGPESSGKTTQALHVIAEAQKQGGTAAFIDAEHALDVKYAKRLGVNTDELVVSQPDYGEQALEIADLLVRSGGVDVVVVDSVAALIPQAELEGSMGETQVGGHARLMSHAMRKLTGTIHRSMTSIIFINQIRMKIGMMGYGSPETTTGGNALKFYASIRLDIRKIQTLKDKDEVYGNRVRVKVVKNKVAPPFREAQYDILYGQGISREGELLDLGVDYKVVDKSGSWYAFGSERLGQGKENVRAFLQENTDIRQQIEDALLVKLGVKEPAAQEPVVPEEEGA; encoded by the coding sequence ATGGCTCGCAAGACGACAAACATTCCTCCCGAGCAGATGAAGAAAGAGGCCCTGGATACGGCCATCACCACCATCGAACGCAAGTTCGGCCAGGGAGCGGTCATGCGATTGGCCGACTCCGCGCATCAGACCATTCCATCCATTCCAACGGGGTCCATTGGTCTGGATCTGGCCCTGGGTATCGGGGGAATTCCCCGTGGCAGGGTTATTGAGATCTATGGTCCCGAGTCTTCGGGCAAGACCACTCAGGCCCTGCACGTCATTGCCGAAGCCCAGAAGCAGGGAGGTACTGCCGCATTCATTGACGCCGAGCATGCCCTTGATGTCAAATATGCTAAGCGGTTAGGGGTGAATACCGACGAATTGGTGGTTTCCCAGCCCGATTACGGGGAGCAGGCCCTGGAAATCGCGGATCTGCTGGTCCGTTCCGGTGGGGTCGATGTGGTGGTGGTGGACTCGGTGGCAGCCCTTATTCCCCAAGCTGAGCTTGAAGGAAGCATGGGGGAAACCCAGGTGGGCGGTCATGCCCGGCTCATGTCCCATGCCATGCGCAAACTGACCGGGACCATTCACCGTTCCATGACGTCCATTATTTTCATCAATCAGATCCGCATGAAAATCGGCATGATGGGCTATGGCAGTCCTGAAACCACCACGGGCGGCAATGCCCTGAAGTTTTATGCCTCCATTCGTCTGGACATCCGCAAGATCCAGACCCTCAAGGACAAGGACGAGGTGTACGGCAACCGGGTCCGGGTCAAGGTGGTCAAGAACAAGGTGGCACCGCCCTTCAGAGAGGCCCAGTACGATATCCTCTATGGTCAGGGTATTTCCCGTGAAGGAGAGCTCCTGGATCTGGGCGTTGATTACAAGGTGGTGGACAAGAGCGGCTCCTGGTACGCCTTTGGTTCCGAGCGTCTGGGACAGGGCAAGGAGAATGTGCGCGCCTTTCTGCAGGAAAATACCGATATCCGGCAGCAGATCGAGGATGCCCTGCTGGTCAAGCTGGGGGTCAAGGAGCCTGCTGCCCAGGAACCCGTTGTTCCCGAAGAAGAGGGAGCATAG
- a CDS encoding tRNA(5-methylaminomethyl-2-thiouridylate) methyltransferase, with translation MQTRRTQYQALSLFSGGLDSILATKVIQSQNIPVLGIHFVSPFFGDPDAVKRWEKLYGVPIAIHDVGEDFVRMLLAGPTQGFGKVLNPCIDCKILMFTKARELLAHYGASFIISGTVVGQRPMSQRRDAINIVDRDAGVRDLVLSPLSALRLKPTPMEEQGLVDRSKLLGLWGRGRKAQLRMAREMGITEIPTPAGGCRLTDAEAAVRYVPVFRNHPSPAAADFHLANVGRQYWKQGLWLTIGRDQRDNKRLEGLHQDSDYHFRLADFPGPIGIGRPLPKVSWDEDRLREAAALVASFSPKAKQSLRRVDVVIGHGANKQIVSVMPDRGDKQGWAPPQWTEAQEWKQSWIRK, from the coding sequence ATGCAAACACGACGAACACAGTATCAGGCATTATCCTTGTTTTCGGGCGGCCTGGACAGCATTCTGGCCACCAAGGTCATCCAGAGCCAGAATATCCCTGTCCTGGGCATCCATTTTGTGTCCCCGTTTTTCGGGGATCCGGACGCGGTCAAACGGTGGGAAAAGCTGTATGGCGTTCCCATTGCTATCCATGATGTGGGAGAAGACTTTGTGCGCATGCTCCTTGCTGGACCCACCCAGGGATTCGGCAAGGTTCTCAATCCGTGCATTGATTGCAAAATTCTCATGTTCACCAAGGCCAGGGAACTGCTGGCCCATTACGGAGCCAGCTTCATCATTTCCGGCACCGTGGTTGGTCAGCGCCCCATGTCCCAGCGCAGGGACGCCATCAATATTGTTGATCGGGACGCCGGCGTCAGGGACCTGGTTCTTTCCCCGTTAAGCGCCCTGCGCCTCAAACCCACCCCCATGGAGGAACAGGGCCTCGTGGACCGTTCCAAACTCCTGGGCTTGTGGGGACGAGGCCGCAAGGCCCAGCTCAGGATGGCCAGGGAGATGGGGATCACCGAAATACCCACGCCAGCCGGTGGGTGCCGCCTCACTGATGCCGAAGCAGCTGTCAGGTATGTTCCCGTGTTCAGGAACCATCCGAGCCCTGCGGCAGCGGATTTCCACCTGGCCAATGTGGGCAGGCAATATTGGAAACAGGGCCTTTGGCTGACCATAGGCCGGGATCAGCGCGACAACAAACGCCTTGAGGGACTGCACCAGGACAGTGATTACCACTTCCGGCTGGCCGATTTTCCTGGCCCCATAGGTATCGGCCGCCCCTTGCCCAAAGTTTCCTGGGATGAAGACCGTCTCCGGGAAGCTGCGGCCCTGGTGGCCTCGTTTTCCCCCAAGGCCAAACAATCCCTGCGCCGCGTGGATGTGGTGATTGGCCATGGTGCAAACAAGCAGATTGTCTCGGTCATGCCCGACCGGGGTGACAAGCAGGGATGGGCTCCCCCCCAATGGACTGAAGCCCAAGAGTGGAAACAATCATGGATACGGAAATAA
- the mnmE gene encoding tRNA uridine-5-carboxymethylaminomethyl(34) synthesis GTPase MnmE, whose product MQSTIAAIATPLGSGGVGIIRISGPVSKLLGQRIFRSSRSGFTDFRPYVLHHGTVLDARGTTLDEVLISYMPGPGSYTGEDVIEINCHGGPLVLQAVLERVLELGAIPACPGEFTKRAFLNGRLDLTQAEAVAEMIEGRSVQGLAMAASKLGGLLGDKLRALRNALEELKIELCVAVDFPEDEVECLEPEAFARRVEGVLDETRELIAAYARNRCWREGALVVLAGRVNAGKSSLMNGLLGRDRAIVTNVPGTTRDYLEETIVLGGMTIRLVDTAGLRETRDQVEQVGVERTRALLQEADLVLLLIDGSRGPDQEDESLARSLPREKLVVVGNKVDVCGEEPGWKRTWEEAGYAPLMLSARQGTHLDRLEAVIIQCLTRGQAEADQGGLVPNLRQKQGLEQGAKALEALLDDLKAGVPYDLLAVHVDAACTAFMELTGEITSDEVLNAIFKDFCIGK is encoded by the coding sequence ATGCAATCGACAATCGCCGCCATAGCCACTCCCCTTGGATCCGGAGGAGTCGGCATTATCAGGATCAGCGGGCCAGTGAGTAAACTCCTTGGCCAGCGCATTTTTCGTTCGTCACGTTCGGGATTTACCGATTTCAGGCCCTATGTCCTGCATCATGGTACGGTTCTGGATGCCAGGGGGACCACCCTGGATGAGGTGCTGATCAGCTACATGCCGGGTCCGGGATCGTATACGGGCGAGGATGTGATCGAGATCAACTGTCATGGCGGTCCGCTGGTCCTTCAGGCCGTGCTTGAACGGGTTCTGGAACTGGGGGCCATCCCGGCATGTCCCGGGGAATTCACCAAGCGGGCCTTTTTGAACGGTCGTCTTGACTTGACCCAGGCCGAGGCTGTGGCCGAGATGATCGAGGGACGGTCCGTGCAGGGGCTGGCCATGGCGGCCTCCAAGCTGGGCGGTCTGCTGGGAGACAAGCTTCGAGCCTTGCGTAATGCCCTTGAAGAACTGAAGATTGAATTGTGCGTGGCCGTTGATTTTCCCGAAGACGAAGTGGAGTGTCTGGAGCCGGAAGCCTTTGCCAGGCGGGTTGAGGGGGTTCTCGATGAAACCCGGGAACTGATTGCGGCCTATGCCAGAAACAGGTGCTGGCGTGAAGGCGCCCTGGTTGTTCTGGCCGGAAGGGTCAATGCGGGCAAATCCAGTCTGATGAACGGGTTGCTGGGCCGGGACCGGGCCATTGTGACCAATGTGCCGGGGACCACCAGGGATTACCTGGAAGAGACCATTGTCCTTGGCGGCATGACCATTCGCCTTGTGGACACGGCCGGACTGCGTGAAACCAGAGATCAGGTGGAGCAGGTGGGGGTAGAGCGAACCCGGGCGCTGCTGCAAGAGGCCGATCTGGTTCTGCTGCTCATTGATGGCAGCAGAGGCCCGGATCAGGAGGATGAGAGCCTGGCCCGGAGCCTGCCCCGAGAAAAACTTGTGGTTGTGGGCAACAAGGTGGATGTTTGCGGCGAGGAGCCCGGCTGGAAAAGAACCTGGGAAGAGGCAGGATATGCGCCGCTCATGCTTTCGGCCAGACAGGGAACACACCTGGATCGCCTGGAAGCGGTCATTATCCAGTGCCTGACCCGAGGGCAGGCTGAGGCCGATCAGGGAGGCCTGGTTCCCAATCTTCGTCAGAAACAGGGGTTGGAACAAGGGGCCAAGGCCCTGGAAGCCCTGCTGGACGACCTCAAGGCAGGTGTTCCCTATGATCTTCTGGCCGTGCACGTGGATGCGGCCTGTACGGCCTTTATGGAGCTGACCGGAGAAATAACTTCGGATGAGGTGCTCAATGCCATTTTCAAGGATTTTTGCATTGGAAAATAA
- the rnr gene encoding ribonuclease R encodes MARHRKKAPSQHARQKISSKSILDFFHEANRPLRVRDVLAAFSTGNNEKKQIKSILDTLVNQGKLLRSGHKLALVGKLPLVKGTLEVQRSGVGFVIPEDKRRKDIFVAPDNFGEAWPNDTVLVAILPGRRGRSQSGRIVRVLKRALSVLPCLVLKRVGPASFVCRPADPKIPLLFTADCNSLTVLPHPNDIILVSPDERIDKSMWMGTATSILGEEGTLAVQEKLVKIGHAIPGPFPPSAMHQAADLPSQPWPDDFKNRKDLRHLGLVTIDGASARDFDDAIHVARTNTGFRLHVAIADVSHYVLPGSPLDRVALERGNSYYFPLSVEPMLPEALSNGLCSLNPHEPRLAMVAEIEFSSQGIPQKSSFYSAVIMSHARLTYAQVNEALFLNNAEVRQELQDVLPMLETAEILARKLLANRQQRGSIDFDLPEPEIIQDPDELAIQVVPKKRHFGHQMIEEFMLAANEAVAEYLTACKVPFLYRVHPNPDQDKLDALMKLLARTDLGEQLPKGRSPKELQELLLVAKESDMEFLVNRLLLRSMMKAGYSPNNQGHFGLASECYCHFTSPIRRYADINVHRALKACLAHQEARLPGKKSLIKLGDAINQCERKAMQAEREILKRATILHLRERIGEVFVGVISGLADFGFWVELEDILAEGLVRMSTLGDDYYAFLNREQIILGQRTGKTYKLGQRVHVRVENASLGRLEIDLGIVEEGNNQGTGANARKQRQPRS; translated from the coding sequence ATGGCCAGACACAGAAAAAAAGCCCCTTCCCAACACGCCCGTCAAAAAATCTCTTCCAAATCCATCCTCGATTTTTTTCATGAGGCCAACCGCCCTTTGCGGGTCAGGGATGTTCTCGCGGCCTTTTCCACGGGCAATAACGAGAAAAAACAGATCAAATCCATTCTGGACACCTTGGTCAACCAGGGCAAACTCCTGCGTTCGGGACATAAGCTCGCCCTGGTGGGCAAACTGCCTCTGGTCAAGGGTACATTGGAGGTCCAGCGTTCCGGTGTGGGCTTTGTCATTCCCGAAGACAAACGACGCAAGGATATTTTTGTTGCTCCCGATAACTTTGGTGAGGCCTGGCCCAATGACACGGTTCTTGTGGCCATCCTTCCCGGGCGTCGGGGCAGAAGCCAGTCAGGCAGAATCGTCCGGGTTCTCAAGCGGGCATTGTCCGTGCTTCCCTGCCTGGTTCTCAAACGTGTGGGCCCGGCGTCCTTTGTCTGCCGACCGGCTGATCCCAAGATTCCACTTCTGTTCACGGCTGACTGCAACTCGCTAACCGTTCTTCCCCATCCCAACGACATCATCCTTGTTTCACCGGACGAGCGCATCGACAAATCCATGTGGATGGGTACGGCTACCTCCATTCTGGGAGAAGAAGGCACCCTGGCTGTTCAGGAAAAACTGGTCAAGATCGGCCATGCCATACCGGGTCCCTTCCCGCCCTCAGCCATGCATCAGGCTGCGGATCTCCCCAGCCAGCCCTGGCCCGATGATTTCAAAAACCGCAAGGACCTGCGTCACCTGGGCCTGGTAACCATTGACGGAGCCAGTGCCAGGGACTTTGACGATGCCATCCATGTGGCCCGCACAAATACGGGTTTTCGCCTCCACGTGGCCATTGCCGATGTCTCCCACTACGTACTTCCCGGATCCCCCCTGGACAGGGTGGCCCTGGAACGGGGTAATTCCTACTATTTTCCCCTGTCGGTGGAACCCATGCTTCCCGAGGCCTTGTCCAACGGCTTGTGCAGCCTGAATCCCCATGAACCCCGCTTGGCCATGGTAGCGGAGATCGAATTCTCGTCTCAGGGCATCCCCCAAAAAAGTTCCTTTTATTCTGCGGTGATCATGAGCCATGCCCGATTGACCTATGCCCAGGTCAACGAGGCTCTGTTTCTGAACAACGCCGAGGTACGCCAGGAACTGCAGGACGTTCTGCCCATGCTTGAAACCGCTGAAATCCTGGCCCGCAAACTGTTGGCCAACCGGCAGCAACGCGGCTCCATCGACTTTGACCTGCCCGAGCCGGAGATCATCCAGGATCCCGACGAACTGGCCATTCAGGTTGTGCCCAAGAAACGCCACTTCGGCCACCAGATGATCGAGGAATTCATGCTCGCGGCCAATGAAGCCGTGGCCGAATACCTGACCGCCTGCAAGGTCCCCTTTCTCTACCGGGTCCATCCCAACCCGGACCAGGACAAGCTGGACGCCCTCATGAAACTTCTGGCCCGCACCGACCTGGGCGAACAGCTCCCCAAGGGACGATCTCCCAAGGAACTGCAGGAATTGCTCCTTGTGGCCAAGGAATCGGACATGGAATTTCTGGTCAACCGTCTGCTTCTCAGGTCCATGATGAAGGCGGGATACAGTCCCAATAATCAGGGACATTTCGGCCTGGCCTCCGAGTGCTACTGCCATTTCACCTCACCCATCCGGCGCTATGCGGACATCAACGTGCACCGAGCCCTCAAGGCCTGCCTCGCCCATCAGGAGGCCCGGCTTCCAGGGAAAAAAAGCCTGATAAAACTGGGAGATGCCATCAACCAATGCGAACGCAAGGCCATGCAGGCCGAACGGGAAATACTCAAACGGGCCACCATCCTTCACCTACGTGAACGCATTGGCGAGGTCTTTGTGGGTGTCATCTCAGGGTTGGCTGATTTCGGATTCTGGGTGGAACTCGAAGACATCCTGGCCGAGGGGCTGGTTCGCATGTCCACTCTGGGCGACGACTATTACGCATTCCTGAACCGCGAACAGATCATTCTGGGACAGCGTACCGGCAAAACATACAAACTGGGCCAAAGGGTACACGTCCGGGTGGAAAATGCCAGTCTGGGGAGATTGGAGATCGACCTGGGGATAGTCGAGGAGGGGAACAATCAGGGGACAGGAGCCAATGCCCGGAAACAGCGTCAACCGCGTTCATGA
- a CDS encoding Bax inhibitor-1/YccA family protein: MADFRTAATRTVPQTEVLNAFLRGVYQWMAGGLALTAITAYLVASSPTLVQAIFGNPILFWGLIIAEFGLVMGISGGISKLSASTASGLFLLYSGLNGVTLSAILLAYTGSSVVGTFVICAGMFGAMSVYGMVTKKDLTSMGSFMFMGLVGIILASIVNIFLKSPGLEFAISGIGVLVFVGLTAYDTQKLKVMGQSAPMDDGTAIRRGTILGALTLYLDFINLFLMLLRFFGQARE, translated from the coding sequence ATGGCAGATTTTCGTACCGCAGCTACCAGAACCGTTCCCCAGACCGAGGTCCTGAACGCGTTTCTGCGCGGAGTGTACCAGTGGATGGCCGGTGGCCTGGCCCTGACCGCCATCACCGCCTATCTGGTCGCATCCAGCCCCACCCTTGTCCAGGCCATCTTTGGCAATCCCATCCTGTTCTGGGGATTGATCATTGCCGAGTTCGGGCTGGTCATGGGCATCAGCGGCGGAATCAGCAAACTTTCCGCATCCACGGCCAGCGGGCTCTTCCTGCTTTACAGCGGACTCAACGGCGTGACCCTCTCGGCCATTCTCCTCGCCTATACGGGCAGTTCCGTTGTCGGCACCTTTGTCATCTGCGCCGGCATGTTCGGGGCCATGAGCGTCTACGGCATGGTTACCAAAAAGGATCTGACCTCCATGGGCAGTTTCATGTTCATGGGTCTGGTGGGCATCATCCTGGCGTCCATCGTGAACATCTTCCTCAAAAGTCCGGGTCTTGAATTTGCCATCAGCGGCATCGGCGTGCTGGTATTTGTGGGCCTGACCGCCTATGACACCCAGAAGCTCAAGGTCATGGGCCAGTCCGCGCCCATGGATGACGGCACCGCCATCCGCAGGGGAACCATTCTCGGAGCCCTGACCCTGTACCTGGATTTCATCAACCTCTTTCTCATGCTCTTGCGCTTCTTTGGCCAAGCCAGGGAGTAA
- a CDS encoding calcium/sodium antiporter produces MDTEIIVNIAMLALSAFLLWKGANWIVDSAAAIARKYNMSELVIGLTVVAFGTSAPEFLVSATAAFKGLGDISLSNIVGSNIFNLGLILGLMAVIKPITTHATLVYRDGLFLWAMTILVMLFSLNLYMGRIEGIVLLSLLVVYIGFLIIRGRKELSGLELPSQRPATWKDYPLLLAGFVSISLGGHFMVESATFLAEFMGVSKWVIGVTIVAAGTSLPELITCLAASLRGKSDMLLGNLLGSDFFNFAGVLGMTCILRPLDISPTALPSLYALVTMVFLVLIFMRSGWKVGRLEGTLLILINLGRWIWDFMG; encoded by the coding sequence ATGGATACGGAAATAATCGTTAACATCGCCATGCTGGCGCTCAGTGCCTTTCTCCTCTGGAAAGGCGCCAATTGGATTGTTGACAGCGCCGCGGCCATTGCCCGCAAGTACAACATGTCCGAACTGGTTATCGGGCTGACCGTAGTGGCCTTTGGTACGTCAGCGCCCGAATTCCTGGTTTCGGCCACAGCCGCCTTCAAGGGCCTCGGCGACATCTCCCTCTCCAACATCGTGGGCTCGAACATCTTCAATCTCGGGCTCATCCTCGGGCTCATGGCCGTGATCAAACCCATCACCACCCATGCGACCCTGGTCTACAGGGATGGCCTTTTTTTGTGGGCCATGACCATCCTTGTCATGCTCTTCTCCCTGAATCTGTACATGGGCCGCATCGAAGGAATCGTGCTGCTGAGCCTTCTTGTGGTCTATATCGGATTTCTCATCATCCGGGGACGCAAGGAACTTTCCGGCCTTGAACTGCCCTCCCAGCGACCAGCAACCTGGAAAGATTACCCCCTATTGCTGGCCGGATTTGTGAGTATTTCCCTGGGCGGTCACTTCATGGTGGAATCAGCCACCTTTCTGGCCGAGTTCATGGGGGTGAGCAAATGGGTCATTGGCGTGACCATTGTGGCGGCAGGTACCTCCCTGCCGGAACTGATCACCTGCCTGGCTGCTTCCCTGCGGGGCAAAAGCGATATGCTCCTTGGCAATCTGCTGGGCAGTGACTTCTTCAACTTTGCCGGTGTGCTGGGCATGACGTGTATCCTCCGCCCCCTGGACATCTCCCCCACAGCCCTGCCCAGCCTGTACGCATTGGTGACCATGGTCTTTCTGGTGCTCATTTTCATGCGCTCCGGATGGAAGGTCGGCAGGCTGGAAGGCACCTTGCTCATTCTCATCAATCTGGGCCGCTGGATCTGGGATTTCATGGGTTAG
- the lpxK gene encoding tetraacyldisaccharide 4'-kinase, whose amino-acid sequence MNPLIWQSRLAPLLSPLGHLYAWLMQIRARAFEHHLMASWRPDVPCIAVGNISWGGTGKTPLVSWLLDWAKTAGMHPVVLTRGYHAHPPHLPFHVTPDSSPDQSGDEPLMLARRHQHAHVVVDPKRIRSGPWAQRSLAPDLFVLDDGFQHLAACRDINIVVLAEQDLDQGWNRVLPAGSWREGKKALARAHAFVVNVTGSSLDRLFPMAMDRLQSFGRPIFFARLVPTGLTRIQTGERIHHLDNAPYVLFTGIANPERVQCTARELLGYAPIKTLFFPDHHAFCRDDRARITQLALASRATNIVCTPKDGIKLGNWDCPHLFELTTRLAFIARANTSLWFAQWLAQKLENL is encoded by the coding sequence GTGAATCCCCTCATCTGGCAATCCCGCCTGGCACCTCTGCTCTCGCCTCTGGGTCACCTGTATGCCTGGCTCATGCAGATTCGCGCCCGGGCGTTTGAACATCATCTGATGGCCTCGTGGCGTCCGGACGTTCCCTGCATTGCCGTTGGCAACATCTCCTGGGGAGGTACCGGCAAAACACCTCTGGTTTCCTGGCTTCTCGACTGGGCGAAAACAGCCGGTATGCATCCGGTGGTCCTCACCCGAGGATATCACGCACACCCCCCCCACCTTCCCTTTCATGTCACCCCGGACAGCTCTCCCGACCAATCCGGTGACGAACCCCTCATGCTGGCCCGACGCCACCAACATGCTCATGTGGTGGTCGATCCCAAACGGATACGCAGCGGGCCCTGGGCCCAGCGCTCATTGGCCCCCGACCTGTTCGTTCTGGACGACGGGTTCCAGCATCTTGCAGCCTGCAGAGACATCAACATCGTTGTATTGGCAGAACAGGATCTGGATCAGGGATGGAACAGGGTCCTTCCTGCCGGTTCCTGGCGGGAAGGCAAAAAGGCTCTTGCCCGAGCCCACGCCTTTGTCGTCAATGTCACGGGTTCATCCCTTGATCGGCTTTTTCCCATGGCCATGGATCGGCTGCAATCTTTTGGCCGTCCCATCTTCTTTGCCCGCCTCGTGCCCACGGGCCTCACCCGGATCCAGACAGGAGAACGCATCCATCATCTGGACAATGCACCATATGTATTGTTCACGGGGATCGCCAACCCTGAACGCGTCCAATGTACAGCCAGGGAACTGCTGGGATATGCTCCCATAAAAACCCTGTTTTTCCCGGATCACCATGCCTTTTGCCGGGACGACAGGGCCCGGATCACGCAACTCGCTCTTGCGTCCCGGGCCACGAACATTGTCTGCACGCCCAAAGACGGCATCAAACTCGGCAACTGGGACTGCCCACACCTGTTCGAACTGACAACCCGCCTTGCGTTCATTGCCCGCGCCAACACATCCCTCTGGTTCGCGCAATGGCTTGCACAAAAACTCGAGAATCTGTAG